One Agrococcus jenensis genomic region harbors:
- a CDS encoding trypsin-like serine peptidase, whose product MRLARTAAVAAAALAVLTMSGCIILAPPLPTRQPQQPPSQTPRPSGEPQIEVRPVEPDAPITTTDETAADTGELYAGSQGETVDGYFPDAALDLVLEPTRGTARVAPGIAMPAHDGGDELLAGTPHTADASLLLTTVGRLVLEADDAEYTCSGTVINSESGLVVVTAAHCVFDDETRDYYDRITFEPGYERGDAPFGTWEAERWWVPDQYLESNDRWLDGADDDGWMGFDFGFVRFAPQGETTLEDVVGGQGVSFTAETNGVVIAGYPGNDAFDAEVLRHCAEDELDYGAGGDANYGADCEMGDGASGSGFVSNLDPQTGAGHITAVYSNGGETGAYGPPLGATAYNGLRTLDD is encoded by the coding sequence ATGCGCCTCGCTCGAACCGCCGCCGTGGCCGCAGCGGCGCTCGCCGTCCTGACGATGAGCGGATGCATCATCCTGGCGCCGCCGCTGCCCACCCGGCAGCCGCAGCAGCCGCCCTCGCAGACCCCGCGTCCGTCGGGCGAGCCGCAGATCGAGGTGCGGCCGGTCGAGCCGGACGCACCGATCACGACGACGGACGAGACGGCCGCCGACACCGGCGAGCTCTACGCCGGCTCGCAGGGAGAGACCGTCGACGGGTACTTCCCGGATGCCGCGCTCGACCTGGTGCTCGAGCCGACGCGCGGCACGGCCAGGGTCGCGCCAGGCATCGCGATGCCGGCGCACGACGGCGGCGACGAGCTGCTGGCCGGCACGCCGCACACGGCCGACGCGAGCCTGCTGCTCACGACCGTCGGTCGGCTCGTGCTCGAGGCGGACGACGCCGAGTACACGTGCAGCGGCACGGTCATCAACAGCGAGTCCGGGCTCGTCGTCGTCACGGCCGCGCACTGCGTCTTCGACGACGAGACGCGCGACTACTACGACCGGATCACCTTCGAGCCGGGCTACGAGCGCGGCGACGCGCCCTTCGGCACCTGGGAGGCCGAGCGCTGGTGGGTGCCTGACCAGTACCTCGAGTCGAACGACCGCTGGCTCGACGGCGCTGACGACGACGGCTGGATGGGCTTCGACTTCGGGTTCGTCCGCTTCGCGCCGCAGGGCGAGACGACGCTCGAGGACGTCGTCGGCGGACAGGGCGTGAGCTTCACGGCCGAGACGAACGGCGTGGTGATCGCCGGCTATCCCGGCAACGACGCGTTCGACGCGGAGGTGCTGCGCCACTGCGCCGAGGACGAGCTCGACTACGGCGCGGGCGGCGACGCGAACTACGGGGCGGACTGCGAGATGGGCGACGGCGCCTCGGGCTCAGGCTTCGTCTCGAACCTCGATCCGCAGACGGGGGCCGGGCACATCACCGCGGTCTACTCGAACGGCGGCGAGACGGGCGCCTATGGGCCGCCGCTCGGCGCCACCGCCTACAACGGCTTGCGCACGCTCGACGACTGA